In Bacillus cereus ATCC 14579, a single window of DNA contains:
- a CDS encoding L,D-transpeptidase family protein, whose translation MHTGERLVNNIPTNESVEKIDQKRVRSKKRYTNWKFIAAGIGVIALLIGGMSYYQATHFNSNVTINDTKVGGLSADQAIQKLKTSGLANKVYVDQQQILDEKDTKTELTEKDLPQVKKLLKSQWTFFPSSKGENYSLLPEKADQYRSETMKKLVEETLISMNEKLKAPQDAMAKLEQGKIVISKSVEGKQYDVTSLLKDYDKQKYKSEIHLKSAYIKPIKEDDPIVKKEEKALQNLLGQSVEYKVQNEVYPLKAKDLIQNASMSKDMKVTIDASDIKKKITEINNAKSTLNKDFSFKTHSGSVISVKGQGYGWALDVEKETKQVQQAFEKGEKSLSASNIHGNGWEKEGIGYKTTANNGIGDTYAEVSIAEQQIWIYKDGKLVVTTNVVTGKHSTGEDTSPGVWYVLYKRTPYTLRGSAVGKADYAVKVDYWVPFTNSGQGFHDAGWRKDWGNNAYLTGGSGGCVNLLPNVAKTVYDSLNTYDPVIVY comes from the coding sequence ATGCATACGGGGGAAAGATTGGTGAACAACATTCCCACAAATGAATCAGTTGAAAAAATTGATCAAAAACGAGTAAGATCAAAAAAACGTTATACAAATTGGAAGTTTATCGCAGCGGGTATTGGTGTAATTGCACTTCTTATTGGGGGAATGAGTTATTATCAGGCAACTCACTTCAATTCGAATGTTACAATTAATGACACAAAAGTTGGTGGTCTGAGTGCTGATCAGGCAATACAGAAATTAAAGACATCTGGACTAGCAAACAAAGTCTATGTTGATCAACAACAAATTTTAGATGAAAAAGATACAAAAACGGAACTTACGGAAAAAGATTTGCCTCAAGTTAAGAAACTATTAAAAAGTCAGTGGACATTTTTCCCTTCCTCAAAGGGAGAAAATTATTCATTACTACCAGAGAAGGCAGATCAGTATCGTAGTGAAACGATGAAAAAACTTGTAGAAGAAACGCTCATCTCTATGAATGAAAAATTAAAAGCGCCTCAAGATGCTATGGCGAAGCTAGAACAAGGAAAAATTGTTATTTCGAAAAGTGTGGAAGGAAAACAGTATGACGTTACTAGTCTACTGAAAGATTACGATAAGCAAAAATATAAAAGCGAAATTCATCTGAAGTCTGCATACATAAAACCTATTAAAGAAGACGATCCGATTGTCAAAAAAGAGGAGAAAGCACTACAGAATCTTCTTGGGCAGTCTGTTGAGTATAAAGTGCAGAATGAAGTTTATCCTTTAAAAGCGAAAGATTTAATTCAAAATGCTTCTATGTCAAAGGATATGAAAGTTACAATTGACGCGAGCGACATTAAGAAGAAAATTACTGAAATTAATAATGCCAAATCAACATTAAATAAAGATTTCTCATTTAAAACGCATTCTGGTTCAGTCATATCAGTAAAAGGGCAAGGCTACGGCTGGGCACTAGATGTTGAAAAAGAAACTAAACAAGTTCAACAAGCCTTTGAGAAAGGCGAAAAGTCGCTTTCTGCTTCTAACATTCACGGAAATGGTTGGGAGAAGGAAGGTATCGGTTATAAAACAACAGCGAATAATGGCATCGGAGACACGTATGCGGAAGTTTCAATTGCAGAGCAACAAATTTGGATTTACAAAGATGGAAAATTAGTCGTTACAACAAATGTAGTAACGGGTAAACATAGCACGGGTGAAGATACATCACCAGGCGTTTGGTACGTTCTATACAAACGAACACCATACACGCTAAGAGGTAGCGCAGTAGGGAAAGCTGATTATGCGGTTAAAGTAGATTACTGGGTTCCATTCACAAATAGCGGTCAAGGATTCCACGATGCCGGCTGGCGAAAAGACTGGGGAAATAACGCTTATTTAACAGGTGGATCAGGTGGGTGTGTGAACCTTCTTCCTAATGTTGCAAAAACTGTATATGATAGTTTGAACACGTATGATCCAGTTATCGTGTACTAG
- a CDS encoding CPBP family intramembrane glutamic endopeptidase, translating to MIQRAKIGLQLFLSILTITSIILNVVVMITKSMPLIVVYMFTPAFSSILTRIILKEGFKDVSFSLGNLKIWKGIGFALLIPMIICGITYSIAWFSGLARFQPPQGGMLEPIYNILGFQYLPIPLSFIFIVVLSGVLGSLLNLIPVMGEEMGWRGYMLTRLIDAEFSRPILISGLIWATWHVPIVIAGLYVEGTSALLSVLGIYFCIVPFSYITAYLRLITGSVWPSVIIHTTWNAIIQGPFARASTGDQTEIWIGESGLITAIIILATAIIMARIVNFTK from the coding sequence ATAATCCAACGTGCTAAAATAGGACTTCAACTCTTTCTAAGTATCTTAACCATTACTTCTATTATTCTAAATGTAGTAGTAATGATTACTAAAAGTATGCCGCTTATTGTGGTATATATGTTTACCCCAGCATTTTCTTCTATTTTGACTCGCATAATATTGAAAGAAGGGTTTAAAGATGTATCTTTTAGTCTCGGTAACTTAAAGATATGGAAGGGGATTGGTTTTGCGCTGTTAATACCTATGATAATATGTGGAATTACTTATTCTATCGCCTGGTTTAGCGGACTTGCGAGGTTTCAGCCCCCGCAAGGTGGTATGCTAGAACCTATTTACAATATACTTGGATTTCAATATCTACCGATACCATTAAGTTTCATTTTTATAGTAGTATTGAGCGGAGTTTTAGGTAGCTTGCTTAACTTAATTCCAGTTATGGGAGAAGAAATGGGTTGGCGAGGTTATATGCTCACAAGGCTAATCGATGCAGAGTTTTCACGTCCCATTCTTATTAGCGGATTAATTTGGGCAACGTGGCATGTTCCAATTGTTATTGCTGGTCTATATGTAGAGGGAACATCGGCCCTACTTTCAGTACTTGGCATCTATTTTTGTATTGTGCCATTCAGTTATATTACAGCTTATTTACGACTTATCACAGGTAGCGTTTGGCCTTCGGTTATCATTCATACTACTTGGAATGCCATTATTCAAGGACCTTTCGCACGTGCAAGTACAGGAGATCAAACTGAGATTTGGATTGGAGAATCTGGTTTGATAACCGCTATTATTATCTTGGCTACTGCAATAATTATGGCTCGAATCGTAAATTTTACTAAATAG
- a CDS encoding DUF5412 domain-containing protein: protein MSIINTKGEIKKTKRKVLLTILTMLVIIIGFGYWKLFSLQYPKGELIRTVKSPDGKYLIKTYFHNAGSLSADAVRGELVNLDTDSEKNIYWNYPDTDPYIEWVNKNIVRIGDQTLDVSQKETYDWRDDDKHVKEMPKQFIR from the coding sequence ATGAGTATTATAAATACAAAAGGTGAAATTAAAAAAACAAAAAGAAAAGTATTACTAACTATACTTACTATGTTAGTAATTATAATTGGATTTGGATATTGGAAACTTTTTAGTTTGCAATATCCAAAAGGGGAATTAATTCGAACAGTGAAATCTCCAGATGGAAAATATCTCATCAAGACTTATTTTCATAATGCAGGATCATTAAGTGCGGATGCTGTTAGGGGTGAATTAGTTAACCTTGATACAGATTCAGAGAAAAATATATATTGGAATTATCCAGATACCGATCCATATATTGAATGGGTAAATAAGAATATTGTTAGAATTGGAGATCAAACTTTAGATGTTTCGCAGAAAGAAACCTATGATTGGCGTGATGATGATAAGCACGTTAAAGAAATGCCTAAACAGTTTATTAGATAA
- a CDS encoding erythromycin esterase family protein translates to MNKKRMIAMVSTALLVTGCAEVGNAQTVAVENSGQSVQKNIVKSIQSQANPLKTIEPSKPFEDLKPLKKMIGNAQYVGLGENTHGSSEIFTMKFRLVKYLVTEMGFTNFAMEEDWGNGLKLNEYIQTGKGNPREFLKLLYPTDEIIAMIEWMKDYNADPSNKKKIQFIGLDLKALDQGSFNKVIDYVRLHRPDLLAEVEENYKELSSFTGSIQEYMKLTPKLKEKFKANAERVARLLKDENEQANTEIIPSEYIWAKATASAIEKFTTMLLPNDYPSIIKLHEQYLADHAMWAQETFGGKTMVWAHNIHIAKGIIDEKLYPYVAGQFLKERLDNNYVTIGSTTTEGNFTLYSEYNPSTGGKITTDTIPQDVKSFNYTLGKVPYKMFLLDNRHLKGQAEKWVKAKRPLLSIGGQILPNSSVYFDTSLLEQFDIIFHIRKTSPSHIK, encoded by the coding sequence ATGAATAAGAAAAGAATGATTGCAATGGTTAGTACAGCTTTATTAGTCACAGGATGCGCGGAAGTAGGAAACGCTCAAACTGTAGCAGTCGAAAATTCAGGTCAATCAGTCCAAAAAAATATAGTTAAATCAATACAATCACAGGCTAACCCATTAAAAACGATAGAGCCGTCAAAACCATTTGAAGATTTAAAACCACTTAAGAAAATGATTGGGAACGCGCAATATGTAGGATTAGGAGAGAATACTCATGGAAGCTCTGAAATTTTTACTATGAAGTTTCGCCTTGTGAAATATTTGGTTACTGAAATGGGTTTTACGAATTTTGCAATGGAAGAAGATTGGGGAAACGGCTTAAAACTAAATGAATATATCCAAACAGGAAAAGGAAACCCTAGGGAATTTTTAAAATTGTTATATCCTACTGACGAAATTATAGCCATGATTGAGTGGATGAAAGATTATAATGCTGATCCATCCAATAAAAAAAAGATCCAATTTATTGGGCTCGACTTAAAGGCGTTGGACCAAGGTAGCTTTAATAAAGTAATTGATTATGTAAGGCTGCATCGACCAGATTTGCTGGCAGAAGTAGAAGAAAATTATAAAGAATTGTCTTCTTTTACTGGAAGTATACAGGAATATATGAAACTTACTCCTAAATTGAAAGAGAAGTTCAAAGCAAACGCTGAGAGAGTAGCCCGATTACTAAAAGATGAGAATGAACAAGCCAACACAGAAATAATTCCATCCGAGTACATCTGGGCGAAAGCAACGGCAAGTGCAATAGAGAAATTTACCACAATGCTACTCCCTAACGACTATCCAAGTATAATAAAACTACATGAACAATACTTGGCCGATCATGCAATGTGGGCACAAGAGACATTTGGTGGTAAAACGATGGTATGGGCACACAATATTCATATAGCTAAAGGAATTATCGATGAGAAATTATACCCTTATGTTGCGGGGCAGTTTTTGAAGGAACGTTTAGACAATAATTATGTCACAATTGGTAGTACAACTACGGAGGGGAATTTTACCTTATACAGCGAATATAATCCTTCCACTGGAGGTAAGATTACAACAGACACTATTCCACAAGATGTAAAAAGTTTCAATTATACTCTCGGAAAAGTGCCATATAAAATGTTTTTATTGGATAACCGTCACCTTAAAGGACAAGCAGAAAAATGGGTTAAAGCAAAAAGACCATTACTAAGTATAGGGGGACAAATCCTCCCGAACAGTTCGGTGTATTTTGATACTTCATTGCTTGAGCAATTTGATATTATTTTTCATATTCGAAAAACAAGTCCATCTCATATTAAATAA
- the cypD gene encoding bifunctional P-450/NADPH--P450 reductase: MEKKVSAIPQPKTYGPLGNLPLIDKDKPTLSFIKIAEEYGPIFQIQTLSDTIIVVSGHELVAEVCDETRFDKSIEGALAKVRAFAGDGLFTSETHEPNWKKAHNILMPTFSQRAMKDYHAMMVDIAVQLVQKWARLNPNENVDVPEDMTRLTLDTIGLCGFNYRFNSFYRETPHPFITSMTRALDEAMHQLQRLDIEDKLMWRTKRQFQHDIQSMFSLVDNIIAERKSSGDQEENDLLSRMLNVPDPETGEKLDDENIRFQIITFLIAGHETTSGLLSFAIYFLLKNPDKLKKAYEEVDRVLTDPTPTYQQVMKLKYMRMILNESLRLWPTAPAFSLYAKEDTVIGGKYPIKKGEDRISVLIPQLHRDKDAWGDNVEEFQPERFEELDKVPHHAYKPFGNGQRACIGMQFALHEATLVMGMLLQHFELIDYQNYQLDVKQTLTLKPGDFKIRILPRKQTISHPTVLAPTEDKLKNDEIKQHVQKTPSIIGADNLSLLVLYGSDTGVAEGIARELADTASLEGVQTEVVALNDRIGSLPKEGAVLIVTSSYNGKPPSNAGQFVQWLEELKPDELKGVQYAVFGCGDHNWASTYQRIPRYIDEQMAQKGATRFSKRGEADASGDFEEQLEQWKQNMWSDAMKAFGLELNKNMEKERSTLSLQFVSRLGGSPLARTYEAVYASILENRELQSSSSDRSTRHIEVSLPEGATYKEGDHLGVLPVNSEKNINRILKRFGLNGKDQVILSASGRSINHIPLDSPVSLLALLSYSVEVQEAATRAQIREMVTFTACPPHKKELEALLEEGVYHEQILKKRISMLDLLEKYEACEIRFERFLELLPALKPRYYSISSSPLVAHNRLSITVGVVNAPAWSGEGTYEGVASNYLAQRHNKDEIICFIRTPQSNFELPKDPETPIIMVGPGTGIAPFRGFLQARRVQKQKGMNLGQAHLYFGCRHPEKDYLYRTELENDERDGLISLHTAFSRLEGHPKTYVQHLIKQDRINLISLLDNGAHLYICGDGSKMAPDVEDTLCQAYQEIHEVSEQEARNWLDRVQDEGRYGKDVWAGI, from the coding sequence ATGGAAAAAAAAGTATCTGCCATTCCTCAGCCGAAAACATATGGACCGCTGGGTAATCTCCCATTAATCGATAAAGATAAACCGACCCTATCCTTTATCAAGATAGCGGAAGAGTATGGTCCCATTTTTCAAATTCAAACTTTAAGTGATACCATCATTGTCGTTTCTGGACATGAATTGGTAGCGGAAGTCTGTGACGAAACACGGTTCGATAAAAGTATAGAGGGTGCTTTAGCAAAAGTTCGTGCCTTTGCTGGGGACGGATTATTTACTAGCGAGACTCACGAGCCTAACTGGAAAAAAGCTCATAATATTTTGATGCCTACATTCAGCCAACGGGCAATGAAAGATTACCATGCCATGATGGTCGATATTGCTGTACAACTCGTTCAAAAATGGGCACGGCTTAATCCGAATGAAAACGTAGATGTTCCGGAGGATATGACACGTCTTACGTTAGATACAATTGGTCTATGTGGTTTTAATTACCGATTCAATAGCTTTTATCGTGAGACACCTCATCCTTTTATTACTAGCATGACCCGTGCTCTAGATGAGGCGATGCACCAATTGCAGCGGCTGGATATAGAAGACAAACTTATGTGGAGAACGAAACGTCAATTTCAGCATGATATCCAATCTATGTTTTCTTTAGTAGATAATATTATTGCTGAACGTAAAAGTAGTGGAGATCAGGAAGAAAATGATTTACTTTCCCGTATGTTAAATGTGCCAGATCCGGAAACTGGTGAAAAATTAGATGATGAAAACATTCGTTTCCAAATTATTACTTTTTTAATAGCTGGACATGAGACAACAAGTGGATTGTTATCTTTTGCAATTTACTTCTTATTAAAGAATCCGGATAAATTGAAAAAAGCCTATGAAGAAGTAGACCGTGTTTTGACAGATCCTACTCCAACATACCAACAAGTTATGAAACTGAAGTATATGCGGATGATTTTAAATGAATCGCTACGTCTATGGCCTACCGCTCCAGCATTCAGTCTTTATGCAAAAGAAGATACAGTGATTGGCGGGAAATACCCAATTAAGAAAGGAGAAGATCGTATTTCTGTTCTTATTCCACAGCTACATAGGGATAAAGATGCATGGGGAGACAATGTGGAAGAATTCCAACCTGAACGATTTGAAGAGCTGGATAAGGTTCCTCATCATGCTTATAAGCCATTTGGAAATGGCCAGAGAGCATGTATCGGTATGCAATTTGCACTTCATGAAGCCACTCTTGTAATGGGAATGCTTCTTCAACATTTTGAATTAATCGATTATCAAAACTATCAGCTGGACGTAAAACAAACATTAACGCTAAAGCCCGGTGATTTTAAGATTAGGATTCTACCCCGAAAACAAACTATTAGTCATCCTACTGTTCTTGCACCTACAGAGGACAAGCTGAAAAACGATGAAATTAAGCAACATGTCCAGAAGACACCTTCTATTATTGGGGCCGATAATCTTTCACTTCTTGTTCTGTATGGCTCGGATACAGGTGTAGCAGAAGGTATTGCAAGAGAATTAGCAGATACAGCTAGTTTAGAAGGAGTTCAAACGGAAGTGGTAGCTCTTAACGATCGAATTGGAAGTTTGCCAAAAGAAGGAGCGGTACTTATTGTGACTTCTTCTTATAATGGAAAACCGCCAAGTAATGCAGGGCAGTTTGTGCAATGGTTGGAGGAACTAAAACCAGATGAGCTAAAAGGGGTTCAATACGCAGTTTTTGGTTGTGGAGATCATAATTGGGCTAGTACCTACCAACGGATTCCAAGATACATTGATGAGCAAATGGCTCAAAAAGGAGCAACAAGATTTTCTAAACGCGGAGAAGCAGATGCAAGTGGTGATTTCGAGGAACAGCTTGAGCAATGGAAACAAAACATGTGGTCTGATGCGATGAAGGCATTTGGATTGGAGCTCAACAAAAATATGGAAAAAGAGCGCAGTACTTTGAGTCTGCAATTTGTCAGTCGTCTTGGAGGATCTCCTCTTGCACGAACATATGAAGCAGTTTATGCATCTATACTAGAAAATCGTGAACTTCAATCATCCAGCAGTGATAGAAGTACACGACATATCGAGGTATCTTTGCCAGAAGGCGCTACATATAAAGAAGGAGATCACCTTGGAGTGTTGCCAGTTAATAGCGAGAAAAATATCAACCGAATTTTAAAACGTTTTGGATTAAATGGGAAGGATCAAGTTATACTGAGTGCAAGTGGACGAAGTATAAATCACATACCTTTAGACAGTCCTGTTAGTTTATTGGCCCTTCTTAGTTATAGTGTTGAAGTTCAAGAAGCTGCCACTCGAGCACAAATACGAGAAATGGTAACATTCACAGCATGTCCTCCTCATAAAAAAGAATTGGAAGCATTATTAGAAGAAGGAGTTTATCATGAACAAATATTAAAGAAACGGATTTCAATGTTGGACCTTCTTGAAAAGTATGAGGCTTGTGAAATCCGATTTGAACGCTTTTTAGAACTTCTTCCTGCGCTCAAACCGCGTTACTATTCTATTTCAAGCTCTCCACTCGTTGCACACAATCGTCTGAGCATTACGGTCGGTGTTGTTAATGCGCCTGCATGGAGTGGGGAAGGGACATATGAAGGAGTCGCTTCTAATTACTTAGCTCAGCGTCATAATAAAGATGAGATTATCTGTTTCATTCGAACGCCACAATCAAACTTTGAATTACCTAAAGATCCAGAAACACCAATTATTATGGTTGGGCCAGGTACTGGAATTGCACCATTCCGTGGATTCTTGCAAGCGCGTCGTGTTCAAAAGCAAAAAGGTATGAACTTAGGACAAGCGCATCTATATTTTGGTTGTCGTCATCCTGAAAAAGATTATCTCTATCGTACAGAATTAGAAAATGATGAAAGAGATGGATTAATCTCTTTACACACAGCTTTTTCTCGTCTAGAGGGACATCCAAAAACATATGTACAGCATTTGATAAAACAAGATAGAATCAATTTAATTTCGTTATTAGATAATGGAGCTCATCTTTATATATGTGGTGATGGAAGTAAAATGGCTCCGGATGTAGAAGATACCCTTTGTCAAGCATATCAAGAAATTCATGAAGTCAGTGAACAAGAAGCAAGAAATTGGTTGGATCGTGTGCAAGATGAAGGGCGATATGGAAAAGATGTTTGGGCTGGTATATGA
- a CDS encoding sensor histidine kinase has translation MKRLSIKMRVTLWYTGLIVIIMALVLAFILTSSDKVLLFNMKDQLKSTVKESMEDIEYKHGQLKIDDDFETLEDGVNISIYSKQGELLVGHSPTSFNKKISLKSDEIQTIKDGNKEWIVYDFLHNAGGDEQVWVRGIMTMNQLSSTMNTLIVVTIISFPLLILIAAFGGYFITQRAFRPMQQMSDSASKIGDGKDLSKRINLQGSPKDEMYHLAQTFDKMFERLETSFESEKQFTSDASHELRTPTSVIISQCEYALSQRNNPKEMEESLEVILKQSRKMSALISQLLLLARADQGNHNTFQFECINMSELTEIVVEELSLMVQENSIEITTNIEEDLFIKADQTLMMRLLMNLLTNAIAYSKASGTVNMQLFRDETNIIGKVSDNGIGISEQHITKIWDRFYRVDAARTSSNIGNTGLGLSMVKWIVELHGGEITVESKLGEGSTFTFKLPIEKRA, from the coding sequence ATATGAAAGATCAATTAAAGAGCACAGTAAAAGAAAGCATGGAAGATATCGAATATAAGCATGGGCAGTTAAAGATTGACGATGATTTTGAAACCTTAGAAGATGGAGTAAATATAAGCATTTATAGTAAACAAGGTGAGCTGTTGGTAGGACATAGTCCAACAAGCTTTAATAAAAAGATATCGCTTAAATCCGATGAAATACAAACCATTAAAGACGGCAATAAAGAATGGATAGTATATGATTTTCTCCATAATGCAGGCGGCGATGAGCAAGTCTGGGTTCGTGGAATAATGACTATGAACCAATTATCCTCAACGATGAATACGCTTATCGTGGTAACAATCATCTCATTCCCATTACTTATTCTTATTGCGGCATTCGGAGGATATTTTATCACGCAAAGGGCGTTTCGACCTATGCAACAAATGAGTGATTCAGCCAGTAAAATTGGTGATGGTAAAGACCTTTCGAAGAGAATTAATTTACAAGGTTCACCGAAAGACGAAATGTATCATTTAGCACAAACCTTTGACAAAATGTTTGAGCGATTGGAGACATCATTCGAAAGTGAAAAACAATTTACATCTGACGCATCTCATGAATTAAGAACGCCAACATCTGTTATTATTTCGCAATGCGAATACGCTTTATCGCAGAGGAATAACCCGAAAGAAATGGAAGAATCGTTAGAAGTAATTTTAAAGCAATCACGTAAAATGTCCGCTCTAATCTCACAACTCTTATTATTAGCAAGAGCTGACCAAGGAAATCATAATACTTTCCAATTTGAATGTATCAATATGAGTGAATTAACGGAAATCGTTGTAGAAGAACTTTCATTAATGGTTCAAGAAAATTCGATTGAAATAACAACTAATATAGAGGAAGACCTATTTATTAAAGCCGATCAAACATTGATGATGCGTTTATTAATGAATTTACTAACGAATGCGATTGCTTATAGCAAAGCGAGTGGAACTGTGAATATGCAACTATTCCGTGATGAAACCAACATAATAGGTAAAGTCTCCGATAATGGCATCGGCATCAGCGAGCAACATATTACTAAAATATGGGACCGCTTCTATCGAGTTGACGCAGCACGAACATCTTCAAACATCGGAAACACAGGTTTAGGATTGTCGATGGTAAAATGGATTGTCGAACTACATGGAGGAGAAATTACGGTTGAAAGTAAATTAGGAGAAGGCAGTACTTTTACATTTAAACTACCAATTGAAAAAAGAGCATAA
- a CDS encoding sensor domain-containing protein encodes MKSRFIHNGYFLLLTFGTGLFYFCFYLIALLFSLTLSFTVVGIPLIMRVLQTTTPFIQFERIQTKIYTDISTDSYDRSITMDTSNWSQVKLVLTDRRTWCAVYWLMQKFTIGIFSLISAIIFYVMPLMFLLAPLLYRYIDMNIIFIQIDTFAKSLFVMFMGIVFTAISIRIVDGLTKKIGGYTRSMIRQLNQ; translated from the coding sequence ATGAAATCAAGATTCATCCATAATGGTTATTTTTTATTGCTAACTTTCGGTACAGGATTGTTTTATTTTTGTTTTTACCTAATAGCTCTGCTATTTAGTTTAACCCTTTCATTTACTGTTGTTGGGATTCCATTAATTATGCGCGTACTACAGACTACCACACCCTTTATCCAATTCGAGCGCATACAGACGAAAATTTATACAGATATTTCAACAGACTCTTACGATAGAAGTATAACAATGGATACATCGAACTGGTCTCAGGTGAAATTAGTGCTAACAGATCGTCGCACTTGGTGTGCTGTCTATTGGCTAATGCAGAAATTTACGATTGGCATTTTCAGTCTCATTAGTGCAATCATTTTTTACGTAATGCCACTTATGTTCCTGTTGGCACCACTACTGTATCGATACATCGATATGAATATTATATTTATACAAATAGATACTTTTGCCAAGTCACTCTTTGTAATGTTTATGGGTATAGTATTTACCGCCATAAGTATTAGAATAGTCGATGGTTTGACAAAGAAAATTGGGGGCTATACACGTAGTATGATTCGGCAACTAAATCAATAG
- a CDS encoding helix-turn-helix transcriptional regulator — MLDMVKYWFWYDWIMLGVRLLASVSIILATLNFQDGLTLPLWIIILWEIIAFSVPWVALLFNYKYYLFTEILLYGGLCIYLTLLFPEAYNTFLISVFLIAANSKHLSYYWTAPITVFITTGIFYAVAPSNSYWIMVTYYGFAYVMGFAFHLLIVNHKQNESIRKQNAVLEQYMSQIERITLAEERNRLSSELHDTVGHAYTSIIMGMETLRTELATEMGIQRLDSLLEMGRKSIEDVRGYLHQMESPCQSPSLIQSLQNLGAEFQEHALVNVSFRAYGEEYELSRQAKIAFIRCLQESLTNAVRHGQGTEIIVSLQFEQQYTRLEVQDNGKGNVEWQEGFGMNAMKERAMNLQGQLSVYTKPDEGMLVTCTIPRQTEIKDGLIRLLIVDDQPFVRESLRTLLDRYEDLNVVGLAEDGNEAIDLCGRLQPHVILMDLDMQHMDGVEATKKIKQQWPHIRILIFTTFQDTEQALESLRNGADGFLLKSIETLELANTIRLIHKGGTLIDQGMSHKIFEKFDAQKETPQSKATAYELTAREIEILQLVAKGLRYTTIASRLYLSNGTVRNYASTAYTKLGVRNKEEAVQKALEIGIIE, encoded by the coding sequence TTGTTAGATATGGTTAAGTATTGGTTTTGGTATGATTGGATTATGTTAGGGGTACGCCTACTTGCTAGTGTGTCTATCATTCTAGCTACATTAAATTTTCAGGATGGTTTAACATTACCACTTTGGATTATTATTCTTTGGGAAATTATTGCCTTCTCTGTTCCATGGGTAGCCTTACTATTCAATTATAAATATTATTTGTTCACAGAAATACTGCTATATGGTGGACTATGTATATATTTAACCTTATTATTTCCAGAAGCTTACAACACATTTCTTATATCGGTGTTTCTAATTGCTGCGAATAGTAAGCATTTGTCCTATTATTGGACAGCTCCAATAACGGTTTTTATAACAACTGGAATTTTCTATGCGGTTGCGCCAAGTAATAGCTATTGGATTATGGTCACCTATTATGGATTCGCATATGTAATGGGCTTCGCTTTTCATTTATTAATCGTCAATCATAAACAAAATGAATCAATTCGTAAACAAAACGCGGTACTTGAGCAATATATGTCTCAGATTGAACGCATTACACTGGCGGAAGAACGAAACAGACTGTCGAGTGAGCTTCATGATACAGTTGGTCACGCTTATACTTCTATTATTATGGGGATGGAAACGTTGCGCACCGAACTTGCTACGGAAATGGGTATACAGAGGCTAGATTCTCTGCTTGAAATGGGACGTAAAAGCATCGAGGACGTGAGAGGTTACCTACATCAAATGGAGTCTCCTTGTCAATCGCCTTCCTTAATTCAATCTCTCCAAAATCTTGGAGCCGAATTTCAGGAGCACGCTCTGGTTAATGTAAGTTTTCGGGCATACGGAGAGGAATATGAATTGTCTCGGCAAGCGAAGATAGCGTTCATTCGTTGCTTACAAGAGTCCCTTACGAATGCAGTACGTCATGGTCAGGGAACTGAAATTATAGTTTCATTGCAGTTTGAACAACAATATACGAGATTAGAAGTTCAAGATAATGGAAAAGGAAATGTAGAATGGCAAGAAGGCTTCGGTATGAATGCGATGAAAGAACGAGCAATGAATTTGCAAGGTCAATTGTCTGTATATACAAAGCCAGATGAAGGAATGCTTGTTACATGTACCATACCGCGACAAACTGAAATAAAAGATGGACTTATTCGTTTGTTAATTGTAGACGACCAGCCATTTGTTCGGGAAAGTTTGAGGACACTACTCGATAGATATGAAGATTTAAATGTAGTCGGTTTGGCCGAGGATGGCAATGAAGCCATCGATTTGTGTGGGCGCCTTCAACCTCATGTTATACTTATGGATTTAGATATGCAACACATGGATGGAGTCGAAGCAACCAAAAAGATTAAGCAACAATGGCCACATATCCGCATATTGATTTTCACCACTTTTCAGGATACCGAACAGGCGTTGGAATCGCTTCGCAACGGTGCGGATGGTTTTTTACTCAAATCTATTGAAACATTGGAGCTAGCTAATACGATCCGACTTATTCACAAAGGTGGGACACTGATTGATCAGGGAATGTCTCACAAAATATTTGAAAAGTTTGATGCGCAAAAAGAGACACCACAATCAAAAGCAACCGCTTATGAGCTAACAGCTAGGGAGATAGAAATATTGCAACTAGTAGCCAAGGGACTTCGATACACTACCATAGCATCAAGGTTATATTTATCGAATGGTACGGTCAGAAATTATGCTTCCACAGCTTATACAAAGCTAGGAGTCCGCAACAAAGAAGAAGCTGTGCAAAAGGCTCTAGAAATTGGAATTATTGAATAA